A section of the Oryzias latipes chromosome 8, ASM223467v1 genome encodes:
- the traf7 gene encoding E3 ubiquitin-protein ligase TRAF7 isoform X2, producing the protein MEASFGPAFSAVASGAKEASNSYKQHRRTPSSTSTLNYSPREEEDGMPPIGTPRRSDSAISVRSLHSESNMSLRSTFSLHEEEEDAEPQVFAEQPSVKLCCQLCCSVFKDPVITTCGHTFCRRCALTSDKCPVDAAKLTVVVNNIAVAEQIGELFVHCKYGCRATTPGGGGAPAPTSNVAGKPGAFEVDPLGCPFTIKLSTRKEHESSCDYRPVRCPNNPSCPPLLTMNLEAHLKECEHIKCPHSKYGCTFIGNQDTYETHLEVCKFEGLKEFLQQTDDRFHEMQLTLAQKDQDIAFLRSMLGKLSEKLDQLEKNLELKFDMLDENQSKLSEDLMEFRRDASMLNDELSHINARLNMGILGSYDPQQIFKCKGTFVGHQGPVWCLCVYSTGDLLFSGSSDKTIKVWDTCTTYKCQKTLEGHDGIVLALCIQGNRLYSGSADCTIIVWDIQTLQKVNTIRAHDNPVCTLVSSHNMLFSGSLKAIKVWDIVGTELKLKKELTGLNHWVRALVASQNHLYSGSYQTIKIWDIRSLECVHVLQTSGGSVYSIAVTNHHIVCGTYENLIHVWDIESKEQVRTLTGHVGTVYALAVISTPDQTKVFSASYDRSLRVWSMDNMICTQTLLRHQGSVTALAVSRGRLFSGAVDSTVKVWTC; encoded by the exons ACTCCGAGTCCAACATGTCCCTTCGCTCCACGTTCTCTCTgcacgaggaggaggaggacgcg GAGCCTCAGGTGTTTGCAGAGCAGCCGTCGGTCAAGCTGTGCTGCCAGCTGTGCTGCAGCGTCTTCAAGGACCCCGTCATCACCACCTGCGGG CACACCTTCTGCAGACGCTGCGCCTTGACTTCAG ATAAGTGCCCGGTGGATGCCGCCAAGCTCACCGTCGTGGTGAACAACATCGCCGTCGCTgagcagatcggggagcttTTTGTCCACTGCAAATACGGCTGCAGAGCTACCACCCCCGGAGGGGGCGGAGCTCCTGCCCCTACCTCCAACGTGGCAGGAAAGCCCGGAGCGTTTGAGGTGGACCCTCTGGGCTGCCCATTCACCATTAAACTGTCTACGCGCAA AGAGCACGAGTCCAGCTGCGACTACCGGCCGGTCCGCTGCCCCAACAACCCCTCCTGCCCCCCACTGCTCACCATGAACCTGGAGGCGCACCTCAAGGAATGCGAGCACATCAAATGTCCACACTCCAAATACGG GTGCACCTTCATCGGGAACCAGGACACGTACGAAACCCACCTGGAGGTGTGCAAGTTCGAAGGCCTGAAGGAGTTCCTGCAGCAGACGGACGACAG GTTCCACGAGATGCAGCTGACCCTGGCCCAGAAGGACCAGGACATCGCCTTCCTGCGCTCCATGCTGGGAAAACTCTCTGAGAAGCTGGACCAGCTGGAGAAAAACCTGGAACTCAAGTTTG ACATGTTGGATGAGAACCAGAGCAAACTGAGCGAAGACCTGATGGAGTTTCGCCGCGACGCCTCCATGCTCAAC GACGAGCTGTCCCACATCAACGCCAGACTCAACATGGGGATCCTGGGAT CTTATGATCCACAGCAGATCTTCAAGTGTAAGGGGACCTTTGTGGGCCACCAGGGGCCCGTCTGGTGTCTGTGCGTCTACTCCACCGGAGACCTGCTGTTTTCAGGCTCCTCTGATAAGACAATTAag GTGTGGGACACGTGCACCACCTACAAGTGTCAGAAAACCCTGGAGGGACACGACGGCATCGTTTTGGCTCTGTGCATCCAGGG caacaggCTGTACAGCGGCTCTGCGGACTGCACCATCATT GTGTGGGACATCCAGACTCTGCAGAAAGTCAACACCATCCGCGCCCACGACAACCCCGTGTGCACGCTGGTCTCCTCCCACAACATGCTGTTCAGCGGCTCCCTTAAAGCCATCAAG GTTTGGGACATCGTGGGGACGGAGCTGAAACTCAAGAAGGAGCTGACCGGTCTCAATCACTGGGTCCGAGCGCTGGTGGCCTCCCAGAACCACCTGTACAGCGGCTCCTACCAAACCATCAAG ATTTGGGACATCCGCTCCTTGGAGTGCGTCCACGTCCTGCAGACCAGCGGGGGCAGCGTCTACTCCATCGCCGTCACCAACCACCACATCGTCTGCGGCACCTATGAGAACCTGATCCAC GTGTGGGACATTGAGTCCAAAGAGCAGGTGCGGACCCTGACGGGCCACGTGGGCACCGTCTACGCGCTGGCCGTCATCTCCACGCCGGACCAGACCAAAGTGTTCAGCGCCTCCTACGACCGCTCCCTCAGG GTGTGGAGCATGGACAACATGATCTGCACCCAGACCCTGCTGAGACACCAGGGCAGTGTGACGGCGCTGGCCGTGTCCAGAGGACGCCTCTTCTCTGGAGCCGTTGACAGCACCGTCAAG GTGTGGACCTGCTGA
- the traf7 gene encoding E3 ubiquitin-protein ligase TRAF7 isoform X1 produces MEASFGPAFSAVASGAKAEASNSYKQHRRTPSSTSTLNYSPREEEDGMPPIGTPRRSDSAISVRSLHSESNMSLRSTFSLHEEEEDAEPQVFAEQPSVKLCCQLCCSVFKDPVITTCGHTFCRRCALTSDKCPVDAAKLTVVVNNIAVAEQIGELFVHCKYGCRATTPGGGGAPAPTSNVAGKPGAFEVDPLGCPFTIKLSTRKEHESSCDYRPVRCPNNPSCPPLLTMNLEAHLKECEHIKCPHSKYGCTFIGNQDTYETHLEVCKFEGLKEFLQQTDDRFHEMQLTLAQKDQDIAFLRSMLGKLSEKLDQLEKNLELKFDMLDENQSKLSEDLMEFRRDASMLNDELSHINARLNMGILGSYDPQQIFKCKGTFVGHQGPVWCLCVYSTGDLLFSGSSDKTIKVWDTCTTYKCQKTLEGHDGIVLALCIQGNRLYSGSADCTIIVWDIQTLQKVNTIRAHDNPVCTLVSSHNMLFSGSLKAIKVWDIVGTELKLKKELTGLNHWVRALVASQNHLYSGSYQTIKIWDIRSLECVHVLQTSGGSVYSIAVTNHHIVCGTYENLIHVWDIESKEQVRTLTGHVGTVYALAVISTPDQTKVFSASYDRSLRVWSMDNMICTQTLLRHQGSVTALAVSRGRLFSGAVDSTVKVWTC; encoded by the exons ACTCCGAGTCCAACATGTCCCTTCGCTCCACGTTCTCTCTgcacgaggaggaggaggacgcg GAGCCTCAGGTGTTTGCAGAGCAGCCGTCGGTCAAGCTGTGCTGCCAGCTGTGCTGCAGCGTCTTCAAGGACCCCGTCATCACCACCTGCGGG CACACCTTCTGCAGACGCTGCGCCTTGACTTCAG ATAAGTGCCCGGTGGATGCCGCCAAGCTCACCGTCGTGGTGAACAACATCGCCGTCGCTgagcagatcggggagcttTTTGTCCACTGCAAATACGGCTGCAGAGCTACCACCCCCGGAGGGGGCGGAGCTCCTGCCCCTACCTCCAACGTGGCAGGAAAGCCCGGAGCGTTTGAGGTGGACCCTCTGGGCTGCCCATTCACCATTAAACTGTCTACGCGCAA AGAGCACGAGTCCAGCTGCGACTACCGGCCGGTCCGCTGCCCCAACAACCCCTCCTGCCCCCCACTGCTCACCATGAACCTGGAGGCGCACCTCAAGGAATGCGAGCACATCAAATGTCCACACTCCAAATACGG GTGCACCTTCATCGGGAACCAGGACACGTACGAAACCCACCTGGAGGTGTGCAAGTTCGAAGGCCTGAAGGAGTTCCTGCAGCAGACGGACGACAG GTTCCACGAGATGCAGCTGACCCTGGCCCAGAAGGACCAGGACATCGCCTTCCTGCGCTCCATGCTGGGAAAACTCTCTGAGAAGCTGGACCAGCTGGAGAAAAACCTGGAACTCAAGTTTG ACATGTTGGATGAGAACCAGAGCAAACTGAGCGAAGACCTGATGGAGTTTCGCCGCGACGCCTCCATGCTCAAC GACGAGCTGTCCCACATCAACGCCAGACTCAACATGGGGATCCTGGGAT CTTATGATCCACAGCAGATCTTCAAGTGTAAGGGGACCTTTGTGGGCCACCAGGGGCCCGTCTGGTGTCTGTGCGTCTACTCCACCGGAGACCTGCTGTTTTCAGGCTCCTCTGATAAGACAATTAag GTGTGGGACACGTGCACCACCTACAAGTGTCAGAAAACCCTGGAGGGACACGACGGCATCGTTTTGGCTCTGTGCATCCAGGG caacaggCTGTACAGCGGCTCTGCGGACTGCACCATCATT GTGTGGGACATCCAGACTCTGCAGAAAGTCAACACCATCCGCGCCCACGACAACCCCGTGTGCACGCTGGTCTCCTCCCACAACATGCTGTTCAGCGGCTCCCTTAAAGCCATCAAG GTTTGGGACATCGTGGGGACGGAGCTGAAACTCAAGAAGGAGCTGACCGGTCTCAATCACTGGGTCCGAGCGCTGGTGGCCTCCCAGAACCACCTGTACAGCGGCTCCTACCAAACCATCAAG ATTTGGGACATCCGCTCCTTGGAGTGCGTCCACGTCCTGCAGACCAGCGGGGGCAGCGTCTACTCCATCGCCGTCACCAACCACCACATCGTCTGCGGCACCTATGAGAACCTGATCCAC GTGTGGGACATTGAGTCCAAAGAGCAGGTGCGGACCCTGACGGGCCACGTGGGCACCGTCTACGCGCTGGCCGTCATCTCCACGCCGGACCAGACCAAAGTGTTCAGCGCCTCCTACGACCGCTCCCTCAGG GTGTGGAGCATGGACAACATGATCTGCACCCAGACCCTGCTGAGACACCAGGGCAGTGTGACGGCGCTGGCCGTGTCCAGAGGACGCCTCTTCTCTGGAGCCGTTGACAGCACCGTCAAG GTGTGGACCTGCTGA